The window GCGGCCTCTGGGCCGATATTtattcctgactttccttgattgggatcagtgtgagggagAGGAAGCCGCAGCAAGGAAGCAACCAATCACTGCCATGCGCCTATGTaatgcatgtatggctgccagatcttacgAAAGATACCGTATTCGTTTCTCAGCttttaagttattttctccaggggaacacagctctgcatttccttgttccatcgttCGATACTTAGactagagtcagacttccaagtcaccacaatgcacttcctggccactgccaatgcgattaacacaaattggatttgaaatttggacagcttcattgtaagtcttatgtccattatatttcctAGCAGGAACTCTGGGTCCTGCGGGAATCGCTtgcctataattttctccaggatttGGCCTAGTCCTTCCCAAAAGGGcttcaccttggtacatgaccaaGATGCGTGCACGAACATCCCAGTCGTCATGccgcatctgaagcattggtctgagagttctggttttgacctgtttattttctgtggCGTTAGATACAGCTTGTGCAAGAAATTAtactgcaccaacctgtaccttgcattgatgaccGTGGTCATGCTGTCCCGGCATAAGTCGGACCAGCATCCCTCATCAATTACAatacccaagtccaactcccatcctTCTCTTGATTTATGGAGTCCCAGTTTGGGTCCATCCAACTGGAGCAGGAAAAACATTGCAGAAATtaatttctttccactcccccttCGAATCATATTTTCTATGACACTGCACCGAGGTAGGGCCATACTTGGACCCAATATGTCCtgtaaaaaagatcttatttgaaaatagcagtGGAGTTCTGATTTGGCAAGTCATATTTATTTTTGCTCAAATGAAATTAATTGcccctgctcgtaacagtcctctatgcacctgatgccattatgatgccaggtgtctaggatcttgttacctactgttaatggtattaatttattagaagttgggacagccccactttgatGTTCAgatattgattaattttgttccagatattaatcacttgttttaatgTGGAGCTGCCCTTCTTTCTGGACAGCAATTTAGCGTCTCATTTATAAATAGTCTTCTGCCATCCTCTCACCCACCAGGTGCAGAtcatttgtgcccaggatggtacacctcctcCTTGAAAGGGAGAGGCGATGTATCTCAACTGAGCATcccaacaatattttttaaagtctggcattCTCAATCTGCCTAGActgtagtcccatgttaatttttccatagagtctCTTGCCACCTTACCATTCCAGAGAAACATTCTGACCTTGTGTAGCAGCAGTTTGAAGAAACCCCAGGGCAACGGCACAGGCAAtgtctgaaaaagatactggaatcttggcaacacgttcattttgatgctgTTAACCCTGCCACTaatgttatgggcagggacatccatctatttaaatcctcctcgACTTTCCAGCAAGGggacataatttaacttgtataaagtgTTCTGTTGCCATCGATATTAACTCCCAGGTATTTGATCCCctcctgtggccactttaaattgctATTTTCTTTAAGTTGGCTGTAATTCCCCTTGGTGattggcatcacctcactttttccccaattGATCTTAAACCTGGAGTTTCCCATAGTCCCCCAATACCAAGTGCAGTTGGGGCAAAGAAGTCgcagggtctgtcagatatatcagctcATCACCAGCAAATAAGTTGACTTTGCCAGCACAAAGATAGTGATAGTGGTCACCCTTGTCCACTAGCTCTGAAAgctgaagaaatttgtccattggtcgTAACCTTGCCCTTGGGCGCATGGTATAGCACCCTAATCCAATTTCAAAAGATTTGCcctaaccccaccttcttcagcactttaaatagaaattcccactccagtctatcaaaagctttctctacaTTCAAGGAAACAGCCGACCCCCTCTCATTTATGACTTGTCCCAAATGCATTACACTCAACAGTCTGCCAACGTTGTCCGCTGCTTGTCTCTCCTGCACAAAGCCTGCCTGGTCtttgtttattaattttggtaaaagcAACACCAATCCGTTTCCCAGGGCCTTGGCAAGGATTTTGTATTCAGTATTCAGCagggaaattggtctataagaaggcAAAACCGGGTCTTTACTCTTCTTTTAGATCATAGTAACAATCGCCGTTATGAAAGATTCCGGGAGGGTCCGTGTCTCCCTCACCTGTTCTATCACCTCCCTATACAGAGGCAttagtaaatctttaaattcttgatAGAACTCAGGTGGGAATCTGTCCTCCCCAGGAGACTTGCCAGCTTGTAGCGCACTCAATGCTTTCCTCAGCCCTTCCCTCCTACTTAAGCCCAGAGGTTTGGGAGATCTAATCTGGCCAGAAACTCGTCCATTCAATTAGAATCCccagtcaattcagatttattcagtccttcataaaattcttttataggtaatttcctttggtttatacgAGATCTGGCCATTCCctgtttgtattgcattgattgttctagaggcttgttctgcctTTAACTGCCAAGCAAGGACTTTGTGAGTTCTTTCCCCCAACACATAATACTTTTGCCTCGACCTCATAAGGGTCTTCTCCATACTATTTGTCTGAagcatattatattccaatttcttgtttgtaaGAGCTCTATAGTGGTCCTCTGAGCgtgatttctgaaaatccttctctaattcctccacctccctcgtATAATTTTTCTTGACTGTCTTTGTGtacccaattatctggcccctcaagTACATCTTAAGGGTGTCCCACAGAAGGACATAGCCAGtatttttcacaaaatattaCACAGACACCTGGCAGAAATATTGCAGAACGGCTGGTGTTCGAAGAAGTTTAAAGGaattacttttatttaaaataagtAGTGAAGCTCTAAACCCTGCCAATGCCCGACCTGAATCCAAGGTTTTGAAAGAGGGGAAAATGGAGATGGTGAGCATCCTGCAGGACTCCTTAGAAAATCCCACAGAGCCTGAAGTGATTCCCAGAGATTGAAAGGCAGTAAATGTCACTTACACGTGAGAGAATGAAGAACATGGGAACAAGCAGCAGGACAAATGCTTGGATGTGTTCTAAAAAATTGACGAAAGGGTCCTGAGCAAAGCTGGCATGAACTTGTAAAAGGGAAATTCtgttttagtcagagggtcgtggctctgtggaacttgttgctgcaggcagttgtggaagtgaggtcattggatggacttaaggcagagattgacaggaatTTGATAAGTTATGGTATCAAGGGTTacggagagtggggctgagtgggtggatggatcagctcatgaaagGATGGTGGAGCAGAATTGATGGGCCAATGGGTgttcttctgctcctgtatcttgtgacCTTGTATGAATtcatgagtggaggaaagtttatgggagatatcagagtggttggcacaatagggaaatttaaaagattcttagattggtgcatggatgcaagaaaaatgtggGGGCTTTGAATGAAGGAGTAGGTTTCTATGGGATGGAACAACATCATGgtgtatcctttccaaagcctccatattCTTCTAATCGTTAATCCAAGTGCAGCCTAACTGAAGTATGATAGAGCTGAAGTTAGTATGAGATGAAGGCCTGGTGCATTTGGATTTACAGAAGCTCTCACACAAGTTATCATTAAATGGAAGGAGCGGCTGGTTACTGGAATGGGCAGAGGCTCCACTACTCGAGGATTGGGAGGCAAGTGAAGATGAAGGTTAATTATGAATGGGCAAGGTCATGGAGATCAAATGCAATTAAGAATGACAGATCAAAAGGCCGTTACTTTTTCACAATGTCAAAAGATTAAGGTGTTGGTTCAGACAGACCAGGGTGTGGTTACGTGTGAATTGGAAACCACGACAGTTCAAATTCAGCAAAGTAATCCTGGGGGGGAAACAAGATACTGATCTTTATTGAAATGATTTAAGTCCAGGAGTAAGCTTTGATGACACAGGTGTGGTTACTGCAGTGATGGGACGGGTGATATGAGAAGATGCCAGGTTCAAAAGGGAAGAGTGTCACCAGGCAACAGGATTGGGGTGTGGGAAAAATTATTTAGCTCtgttccccaaccccctccctccctcactctctttgtcctcctccctcattctcctttcccctctcttcctccctcattcccctttccctcctctcccctccttccctcattctcctcccgtccccgttccccctcattctcctcccgtccccgttccccctcattctcctcccgtccccgttccccctcattctcctcccgtccccgttccccctcattctcctcccgtccccgttccccctcattctcctcccgtccccgttccccctcattctcctcccgtccccgttccccctcattctcctcccgtccccgtcccccctcattctcctcccgtccccgtcccccctcattctcctcccgtccccgtcccccctcattctcctcccgtccccgtcccccctcattctcctcccgtccccgtcccccctcattctcctcccgtccccgtcccccctcattctcctcccgtccccgtcccccctcattctcctcccgtccccgtcccccctcattctcctcccgtccccgtcccccctcattctcctcccgtccccgtcccccctcattctcctcccgtccccgtcccccctcattctcctcccgtccccgtcccccctcattctcctcccgtccccgtcccccctcattctcctcccgtccccgtcccccctcattctcctcccgtccccgtcccccctcattctcctcccgtccccgtcccccctcattctcctcccgtccccgtcccccctcattctcctcccgtccccgtcccccctcattctcctcccgtccccgtcccccctcattctcctcccgtccccgtcccccctcattctcctcccgtccccgtcccccctcattctcctcccgtcccccctcattctcctcccgtccccgtcccccctcattctcctcccgtccccgtcccccctcattctcctcccgtccccgtcccccctcattctcctcccgtccccgtcccccctcattctcctcccgtccccgtcccccctcattctcctcccgtccccgtcccccctcattctcctcccgtccccgtcccccctcattctcctcccgtccccgtcccccctcattctcctcccgtccccgttccccctcattctcctcccgtccccgttccccctcattctcctcccgtccccgttccccctcattctcctcccgtccccgttccccctcattctcctcccgtccccgttccccctcattctcctcccgtccccgttccccctcattctcctcccgtccccgttccccctcattctcctcccgtccccgttccccctcattctcctcccgtccccgttccccctcattctcctcccgtccccgttccccctcattctcctcccgtccccgttccccctcattctcctcccgtccccgttccccctcattctcctcccgtccccgttccccctcattctcctcccgtccccgttccccctcattctcctcccgtccccgttccccctcattctcctcccgtccccgttccccctcattctcctcccgtccccgttccccctcattctcctcccgtcccccctcattctcctcccgtcccccctcattctcctcccgtcccccctcattctcctcccgtcccccctcattctcctcccgtccccgttccccctcattctcctcccgtccccgttccccctcattctcctcccgtccccgttccccctcattctcctcccgtccccgttccccctcattctcctcccgtccccgttccccctcattctcctcccgtccccgttccccctcattctcctcccgtccccgttccccctcattctcctcccgtccccgttccccctcattctcctcccgtccccgttccccctcattctcctcccgtcccccctcattctcctcccgtccccgttccccctcattctcctcccgtccccgttccccctcctctcctcccgtccccgttccccctcctctcctcccgtccccgttccccctcctctcctcccgtttcccctcctctcctcccgtttcccctcctctcctcccgtCCCTGttcccccacctctcctcattccccctcccctcctcccccctcctctccttcccctcctctccccctccctttctcattCTCctaccccctcctctcctccccttccttcctccctcattctccttcccctcccttcctccctcattccccttcccctcttcttccttcctccccctacttcaacctcctctcctccccttcccctccttcaatctcctctcctccccttcccctccctcaacctcctctcctccccttcccctcccttccttcctcattctccttcccctcctctcccttcctcatTCTCTTTGCCCCCCGccattccccttcccctcctccctcatcccctccccttcccctctcaaatctcctctccctctttccccctctccccattccctttcccctcctctccttcttcccacccctctcctctccctctcttccccccctcctctcctctccctctcatccgcccctcctctcctctccctctcttccccccctcctctcctctccctctcttcccccccctcctctccctctcttcccccccctcctctccctctcttcccccccctctcctctccctctcttcccccccctctcctctccctctcttcccccccccccttctcctctccctctcttcccccaccccccattccctTTCcgtctcctcccctcttcccgccCCCACCTCCACTCACTGGTCAGGATGTCCGGCTCATTGGGCTTCATCCTGCCGCCCTGCCGGAGCTGGGGCCGGGACCTCTCCGGGACTCGGTCCTTACTCTCGTGGCCACAGCTTCGCCGTGTCCAGTACTGCCCGCGAAGAGCGAGGGGCGGCCATACCGGGAAGAGGAGGTCGGCCGCGACACGTCACATCCGGGAGCGGCCTTCCGCCGCCGAGCATTGTGGGGGTGGCGGGCCGGCTCCGCGCTGTGAGTATCTTCGTCCGCCATTATGTCGATCGGTGTCCCCATCAAGGTGCTGCACGAAGCCGAGGGCCACGTCGTCACCTGTGAGACCAATACCGGCGAGGTGTACCGGGGCAAGCTGATCGAGGCCGAGGACAACATGAACTGCcaggtggggaagagagagaggggatggtCGGGTGGATGAGGTGTGGAAAGGGGTGAAACAGTAGTGGAGGGTAAGAGGAGAAAGGTGAAGGGGTAAAGGGGTATGAGAGGAtaaaggggaggggatggggagagaaaaggggacagcaagggaaggggagaggaggggagagagggggtaagGGAGAAGAAAGGGTGTAGGGGAGGCTCCAataactcagtggttagagcactgatctTGTAAACTAGGGGGTCATGAATTTGTTCCTCATCAGGGCCTCATTTCAGGGAGGGGCATTGGGCAAAGTGGtgactttgtctgccttatggtagacaaagttaatgaatttcatgtatgttacattctaaatgtagtattacgtgacaataatggaacttttaccttctTGTCTCCATTGGTCATAGTTGACTATGGGTACTGTGCCTTTGATAGTCACAGGTTTGTAGAGCAGTGTCAACTGTGGCAACGGAAACTGCTGCTTCCCGTGTTTGTCCGACAGTACAAAGTGAAACTGGAGTGGCCTCTCTTGGCcacaagccagggcagagttgatacaGAGATTCATGTGTtgcccatgccccccccccccccccttccatgctaatgacaggtccaaaggaatgcCGAAATTCTATATAgtctggtgccagcagcatcgcaggagttgccGAGCTAGTGCTGGGCACAGCACTCAGCCACATAAGGACTCAGATTCTGGATTTTTCCTTGGTGTTCattcccaaagcctttcccataAGCGTGTATAGCCAAAAGGCAGCAGAATTTGAAATCGGAATTTTCCCGCTCCTAAATCAATTACCAACTGTGGTTAATaagccccatctgcccagagcaATGGGTTTCAAGGCACCTTTGCTCTTTCTCCTAGGGTGGAAAAAAACCTGGGGatgcagggaggggagggagagaaatggagagaagaGGGACATGAGGCTGGGTAGAAGAGGAGAGGCGGGGGGGGGACATGGTGGGATGGGGAAGATGGGGAGGTTCCATGTGGTGAGCTACTCTGGAAGGTTAGATCGTATGGGATACAAAGTGAGacagaatggggagaaaattggctTTGAGGTCGAAAGCAGAAGGCAGTGGTGGCAGGCTGTTTTtttggactggaggcctgtggctagtGGGTCACggtttggtgctgggaccattgctgtttgccaTCATtgtcaatgatttagatgaaatcCTACATGGCGTGATTGGTAGGTTTGCAGATAATATAAAAGTGTCTTCACCATCTGGTAGATGTTGCCAAAGATGGCAGCAGGATTGTGATcaggtgggcagaggaatggttgatggaatttaatacagagaaatgtgggtAGCACTACACAGTTAATGGTGGgtatctggggagtgttgtagagcagaggggtcTCAGAACAGAGGTACATAGTCACTAGAAAGTGAAGTCACAGGTAAGGGTagtcaaaaaggctttcagcaCACTGGCCTTCGTGAGTCGGAGTACTGAGTGTAGAGGTTGGGAGGTTGTGTTGTAGTTATATGAgacgttggtgaggccccattgtggagtattgtgttcagttttggtcaccgtgtgaaaggaaagatgttgtcaagctggagagatgcagagaagattcatgaggatgttgccagggctCAGACCTGAGCTcttgggagaggttgagcaggctgaggCTTTATTACCAGACGGTGAGAGGtggacaaaatcatgagaggaatagattgggtgaatgcagagGGTCTTTTGGCCAGAGTAGGCGAATCGGTAACCAGGGGACATAGGTTTATggtgtaagggggggggggagatttggcCAGAGTAGGGAATCGGTAACCAGGGGACATAGGTTTATGGTGTAAGGGGGGGGAGATTTGGCCAGAgtagggaatcagtaaccaggggACATAGGTTTATATTGTAAGAGGGGGAGATTTGGCTAGAgtagggaattggtaaccagggGACATAGGTTTATGGTGTAAGGGGGGGAGATTTGGCCAGAGTAGGTGAATCGGTAATCAGGGGACATAGGTTtatggtgagggggggagagattTGCCCAGAGTAGGAGGAATCGGTAACCAGGGGATGTAAGTTTATGGTGAGGGAGAAGAGATTTGACAGGAACTGAGGGATTGTTTTTACCCAGAggttggtgggtgtatggaatggactgccagaggaggtagttGAGGTAGGTACTACTGCAAATGGACAAATaggtggataggatgggttttgaGTGATACGTAGTGAATGCAGGCAAGTGATGCTTGTGTGggagggatattttggtcagagTGGGCACagtgggctgaaggacttgtttcCACACTGTccaaaggttcattttattgtcaatTCATTACAAATGTAGCAAACATGATACACTTCAACTTTTATCTGCTATAAGGCAAACTTTTCCCGACgctgcaccccctccacccccaacaataagagatggggaagcagagctccttcagagacactgagtgcccatggatttgcctccagcgctcctgcatcctaggcagccacacagaatccagttcaatccatcggccacccaacttcagatccgaacctccgatacaatcaggaGTGTGACTCCAATGTACAGTTCTCGAGGTTTGCCTGGATATGCTGAGTATTTCAATCATACTGGCAGTTATTTGATGTCCTCTGTCTCTGCTGTATGATTTCATGCCTCTGGTGTCATTTTACTGTTTGGTGTGGGAGCATGGGATCAAACTGGGCTGGAGGGCTGACTCAGGTTGGGAGCAGAAAGTGGGGTGAAAATTGTAATTCACCCTTTCATTCTGTGGCTCCATTCTATTTGGATATTGCCCCAGTTTGACTTCCTCCAAGGGCCTACTTAAGCTGCCTTTGATGCCCAAATTCTCACTTTTCGCTCTCTTCTCCACAGTCCATTCAACTTGTGCAGTGGCTGAAGATTCTGTGGTCGCATGTCAGCGACTGAAGCGTTATGCAGCCTGCTCCGGGTTTGCATTGAGGCACGCGAGTGATGGCGATTCCTTTGAGGTTTCTTGCCACTGTCCTGTGTCGAGGATCATGCTTCTCACGGCTCATGCTGAGGAGCGTGCTTTCCCTTTAAACTCTCTCTGCTTTCCCTTTAAACTCTGATTCAACCCCTGGCTTGCTGTGTGCCCTCTGAAGCTGTCCAATAGGAGCTTCTCCAAAGCAATGCTCATCTTGCTGTTTCCAGGACAGCACTGTGGGTGTGGCATTGTTTTACACCCAAGCACCTGCCAGTTGATTTAACGGGCTGCCAGTGGTCATTAACCCCTCGGTGTCCAGATCAAGTAACTTGGGTGCTGACAGCTGCTCCCTGTGCGGGGGTCTGTACTGTACTGACCGTGTCTCTTTCCTCTCCAGATGTCCAACATCACCGTGACCTACAGGGATGGGCGTGTAGCGCAGCTGGAACAGGTGTACATCCGCGGCAGCAAGATCCGCTTCCTAATCTTACCAGACATGCTAAAAAATGCCCCAATGTTAAAGAGCATGAAGAATAAAAACCAGGGGACGGGGGCTGGTCGAGGGAAGGCTGCCATTCTCAAAGCTCAAGGTGGGTGTGCTGCCAGCTTCAACCCTCCTCATTGATCTGAATAATTAATGCTGTCATTTGTCCATCACCTGTCCATGAAGTCAGTGGATTATTCAAGCAGTTTCAATTCAAATCAGAAAGTTGTATAATTGTTCCCctccccacagatgctacctCACTTATTTTCTCTAATTACTACAGAGCTAAACAACATAGACCCATACAGGGCCTTTGGCTCACAACATCATtctatataaacctattccacgGTCGATCTAACTTGTCCCTCCTTTGCAGTTCACAATTCCCCATCCTATCCCATTTGCCTTGCATTCATGCGTCTattgaagagtcttttaaatctcCCCATTGGACCAACCTCAATCATCATCTGGTCATGTGTTCTAAGCACCCACCACACTCCATGTACTGTATTAAAAAAAGCCTTGTCTCTGACATTAACCATTGCAACCCTGGGAACAAGATGCTGGCTGTATCTATGCCCCTTGTAATCTTGTACATCTCTATTAAGTAACCTTTCATCCTTTGCCGCCAGTTATTTTTGGAAAGGTGTAAAAATAACAATTCAATTCTTCTTGCACCTTTCGAAAATCTCCCTCCCTATCTGCTCCTAAGTGGCCCGATGGCTATTTGGGGACATATAGACTACACCCAATGGAGTAAgcactcccttcctgtttctgacctctacccacattacagtacacaaacgtgctggaaaaacagcaggttacgcagcatcgATAGGAAATAAAGGCTAACTCATGtcttgggtctgagcccttcgtcaggaataaGAGGAAAACGAGCAGATTttttccaaccagatagcattaacgtcATCCTCCAATttgattaaccccccccccccatggctctctctttccctgtccctcgATCTCCTTTCCGCCCGCTTTCCTTTCCTCTATTTAGGAGATGTCCTTTTTTAGCCCTCTCTTCCTATCCAGCTCATCTTGAGCTCCTtccaccccacctttttattcattttctcattttaatcttgatttatgaatatttggtTGAGACATTttactttgtaataatttatacatctcagaaataaatttatttatatctcTAGTAAGTAACAACTCtaaagcagattgtctaggtaattttaaactatagcCTAACCTTTCCGTTTAAAAAGCTtttacttgataataacaaaaaattaTTATGAGGGATCTCATATTTTGCCCTCATTCaattaaaagatataaatttccctgcttcaaaacgatcttcaacatttttaatccccaattgattccatatcttcaaaaactgattattaacgGTAATAAGGAAAATCTTATTTTGATATGAAGGCATTTTCGATGAAATCTTACCTTTTCCACCGATATCGTAATCAATTTTAtttcataattcaattaaatgtttcaatatcggtgGATCTCcaccaattaacaattttgaattcc of the Narcine bancroftii isolate sNarBan1 chromosome 4, sNarBan1.hap1, whole genome shotgun sequence genome contains:
- the snrpd3 gene encoding small nuclear ribonucleoprotein Sm D3, coding for MSIGVPIKVLHEAEGHVVTCETNTGEVYRGKLIEAEDNMNCQMSNITVTYRDGRVAQLEQVYIRGSKIRFLILPDMLKNAPMLKSMKNKNQGTGAGRGKAAILKAQVAARGRGRGMGRGNIFQKRR